A section of the Meles meles chromosome 8, mMelMel3.1 paternal haplotype, whole genome shotgun sequence genome encodes:
- the TNNT3 gene encoding troponin T, fast skeletal muscle isoform X2 has product MELQALIDSHFEARKKEEEELIALKERIEKRRAERAEQQRIRAEKERERQNRLAEEKARREEEDAKRRAEDDLKKKKALSSMGANYSSYLAKADQKRGKKQTAREMKKKVLAERRKPLNIDHLSEDKLRDKAKELWDTLYQLETDKFEFGEKLKRQKYDIVNMRARVEMLAKFSKKAGAPAKGKVGGRWK; this is encoded by the exons ATGGAGCTGCAGGCGCTCATCGACAGCCACTTTGAGGCacggaagaaggaggaagaggagctgaTCGCCCTCAAGGAGAGGATC GAGAAGCGCCGCGCGGAGCGAGCGGAGCAGCAGAGAATCCGCGCCGAGAAGGAGCGGGAGCGCCAGAACAGGCTGGCG GAGGAGAAAGCTcgcagggaggaggaggacgcCAAGCGGAGGGCGGAGGACgacctgaagaagaagaaggcccTGTCCTCCATGGGCGCCAACTACAGCAGCTACCTGGCCAAG GCCGACCAGAAGAGAGGCAAGAAGCAGACGGCGCGGGAGATGAAGAAGAAGGTGCTGGCCGAGAGGCGCAAGCCGCTCAACATCGACCACCTCAGCGAGGACAAGCTGAG GGACAAGGCCAAGGAGCTCTGGGACACCCTCTACCAACTGGAGACTGACAAGTTTGAGTTTGGGGAGAAGCTGAAGCGCCAGAAGTATGAC ATCGTGAACATGCGGGCCAGAGTGGAGATGCTGGCCAAGTT TAGCAAGAAGGCCGGCGCCCCGGCCAAGGGCAAAGTCGGCGGGCGCTGGAAGTGA
- the TNNT3 gene encoding troponin T, fast skeletal muscle isoform X1 has product MELQALIDSHFEARKKEEEELIALKERIEKRRAERAEQQRIRAEKERERQNRLAEEKARREEEDAKRRAEDDLKKKKALSSMGANYSSYLAKADQKRGKKQTAREMKKKVLAERRKPLNIDHLSEDKLRDKAKELWDTLYQLETDKFEFGEKLKRQKYDIINLRSRIDQAQKHSKKAGAPAKGKVGGRWK; this is encoded by the exons ATGGAGCTGCAGGCGCTCATCGACAGCCACTTTGAGGCacggaagaaggaggaagaggagctgaTCGCCCTCAAGGAGAGGATC GAGAAGCGCCGCGCGGAGCGAGCGGAGCAGCAGAGAATCCGCGCCGAGAAGGAGCGGGAGCGCCAGAACAGGCTGGCG GAGGAGAAAGCTcgcagggaggaggaggacgcCAAGCGGAGGGCGGAGGACgacctgaagaagaagaaggcccTGTCCTCCATGGGCGCCAACTACAGCAGCTACCTGGCCAAG GCCGACCAGAAGAGAGGCAAGAAGCAGACGGCGCGGGAGATGAAGAAGAAGGTGCTGGCCGAGAGGCGCAAGCCGCTCAACATCGACCACCTCAGCGAGGACAAGCTGAG GGACAAGGCCAAGGAGCTCTGGGACACCCTCTACCAACTGGAGACTGACAAGTTTGAGTTTGGGGAGAAGCTGAAGCGCCAGAAGTATGAC ATCATCAACCTCAGGAGCCGCATCGACCAGGCCCAGAAGCA TAGCAAGAAGGCCGGCGCCCCGGCCAAGGGCAAAGTCGGCGGGCGCTGGAAGTGA
- the TNNT3 gene encoding troponin T, fast skeletal muscle isoform X3, with protein MELQALIDSHFEARKKEEEELIALKERIEKRRAERAEQQRIRAEKERERQNRLAEEKARREEEDAKRRAEDDLKKKKALSSMGANYSSYLAKADQKRGKKQTAREMKKKVLAERRKPLNIDHLSEDKLRDKAKELWDTLYQLETDKFEFGEKLKRQKYDIINLRSRIDQAQKHKKAGAPAKGKVGGRWK; from the exons ATGGAGCTGCAGGCGCTCATCGACAGCCACTTTGAGGCacggaagaaggaggaagaggagctgaTCGCCCTCAAGGAGAGGATC GAGAAGCGCCGCGCGGAGCGAGCGGAGCAGCAGAGAATCCGCGCCGAGAAGGAGCGGGAGCGCCAGAACAGGCTGGCG GAGGAGAAAGCTcgcagggaggaggaggacgcCAAGCGGAGGGCGGAGGACgacctgaagaagaagaaggcccTGTCCTCCATGGGCGCCAACTACAGCAGCTACCTGGCCAAG GCCGACCAGAAGAGAGGCAAGAAGCAGACGGCGCGGGAGATGAAGAAGAAGGTGCTGGCCGAGAGGCGCAAGCCGCTCAACATCGACCACCTCAGCGAGGACAAGCTGAG GGACAAGGCCAAGGAGCTCTGGGACACCCTCTACCAACTGGAGACTGACAAGTTTGAGTTTGGGGAGAAGCTGAAGCGCCAGAAGTATGAC ATCATCAACCTCAGGAGCCGCATCGACCAGGCCCAGAAGCA CAAGAAGGCCGGCGCCCCGGCCAAGGGCAAAGTCGGCGGGCGCTGGAAGTGA